In Rubrivirga marina, the following are encoded in one genomic region:
- a CDS encoding ring-cleaving dioxygenase, protein MSPHGIHHLTAVSAAIRDNHRFYTGPMGMRLVKRSVNQDDVSAYHLFYSDAVGTPGHDLTFFDWPVPPEQRGTRSITRTGLRVAESSLDYWADRLAEAGVSAEPAREIDGRPTLRFEDAEGQRLALVVDGGAGDPPTPWERSPVPAEHQIRGLGPITMSVPSLEHTDLVLRTVLGMEEDRTYASPDRESDTVHVYVMGEGGGPHAELHVVVQPDLGPARQGAGAVHHVAFRIPDDAYDAWTERLQRFGVPSSGPVDRYYFRSLYFREPGGVLFELATDGPGFAVDEDAETLGEQVALPPFLESRREQIVANLKPLD, encoded by the coding sequence ATGTCTCCACACGGCATCCACCACCTTACGGCCGTCTCGGCCGCCATCCGCGACAACCACCGGTTCTACACCGGCCCGATGGGGATGCGCCTCGTCAAGCGGAGCGTGAACCAGGACGACGTCTCGGCCTACCACCTGTTCTACTCCGACGCCGTCGGGACGCCGGGCCACGACCTGACGTTTTTCGACTGGCCCGTCCCGCCCGAGCAGCGCGGCACGCGGTCGATCACGCGGACCGGCCTTCGCGTCGCCGAGAGCAGCCTGGACTACTGGGCCGACCGGCTCGCCGAGGCGGGCGTCTCGGCCGAGCCGGCGCGTGAGATCGACGGCCGCCCGACGCTCCGGTTCGAGGACGCCGAAGGCCAGCGCCTCGCCCTCGTCGTCGACGGCGGCGCCGGCGACCCGCCGACGCCGTGGGAGCGGAGCCCGGTGCCGGCCGAGCACCAGATCCGCGGCCTCGGCCCGATCACGATGAGCGTGCCGAGCCTCGAGCACACCGACCTCGTCCTCCGCACCGTCCTCGGGATGGAGGAAGACCGGACGTACGCCTCGCCCGACCGTGAGAGTGACACGGTCCACGTCTACGTGATGGGGGAGGGCGGGGGCCCGCACGCCGAGCTCCACGTCGTCGTCCAGCCCGATCTGGGGCCGGCCCGGCAGGGCGCCGGCGCCGTCCACCACGTCGCCTTCCGGATCCCGGACGACGCCTATGACGCGTGGACGGAGCGGCTCCAGCGGTTCGGCGTGCCGAGCAGCGGGCCCGTCGATCGGTACTACTTCCGGAGCCTCTACTTCCGCGAGCCCGGCGGCGTCCTGTTCGAGCTGGCGACCGACGGGCCGGGCTTCGCCGTCGACGAGGACGCGGAGACGCTGGGGGAGCAGGTCGCGCTGCCGCCGTTCTTGGAGTCCCGCCGCGAGCAGATCGTCGCGAACCTGAAGCCGCTCGACTGA
- a CDS encoding acyl-CoA thioesterase yields the protein MPEPLYTARLAVRWSDMDELGHVNNAVYQTYFEQARIELFERWAGDGEAWPGAPETGPVLVAVEAQFKKPVVYPATVVVRLTAGEAGRTSLPLDCELTIEGDEGTVYATARTVLVWIDRATGRAVRLPDAIRQRLASG from the coding sequence ATGCCCGAGCCCCTCTACACCGCCCGCCTCGCCGTCCGCTGGTCCGACATGGACGAGTTGGGCCACGTCAACAACGCGGTCTACCAGACCTACTTCGAGCAAGCGCGGATCGAGCTGTTCGAGCGGTGGGCGGGAGACGGCGAGGCGTGGCCGGGCGCGCCCGAGACCGGGCCCGTGCTGGTCGCCGTCGAGGCCCAGTTCAAGAAGCCCGTCGTGTACCCCGCGACCGTCGTCGTCCGCCTGACGGCCGGCGAGGCCGGGCGGACGTCGCTCCCGCTCGACTGCGAGCTGACGATCGAGGGCGACGAGGGCACGGTCTACGCCACGGCGCGGACGGTCCTCGTGTGGATCGACCGCGCGACGGGCCGCGCGGTCCGCCTCCCCGACGCCATCCGCCAACGCCTCGCGAGCGGCTGA
- a CDS encoding zinc-binding dehydrogenase, whose product MPTVRKLIATELTPDFRRAAEIVEEEIPDPRPGEVLVRNVVAGVNASDVNMTAGRYQPGVPPPFDLGFEAAGVVEAVGDGVEHLSEGDAVAFSILGQGFRDVAVVPAKLAVPVPEPSPEALSVLVSGLTASIALEQVGELKAGETVLVTAAAGGTGQYAVQLAKRAGATVFGTCGSDEKAALLRDLGCDRPINYRSETVKAVLTSEAPDGLDVVYEAVGGDLFDTALRALAVKGRLISIGFVGEYVDGPERVTDVRVYHRLLAKSASVRGFFLPHYARHFREHMGRLLGLVGSGELQVAVDPTAFRGLGAVADAVEYLHSGQSRGKVVVWLGE is encoded by the coding sequence ATGCCCACCGTCCGCAAGCTGATCGCCACCGAACTCACGCCTGATTTCCGGCGGGCCGCCGAGATCGTCGAGGAGGAGATCCCCGATCCGAGGCCGGGCGAGGTGCTCGTGCGGAACGTCGTGGCCGGCGTCAACGCGAGCGACGTGAACATGACGGCCGGGCGGTACCAGCCGGGCGTGCCGCCGCCGTTCGACCTCGGCTTCGAGGCGGCTGGCGTGGTCGAGGCCGTCGGTGACGGCGTCGAGCACCTGTCGGAAGGCGACGCGGTCGCGTTCTCGATCCTGGGCCAGGGCTTCCGCGACGTCGCCGTCGTGCCGGCGAAGCTGGCCGTGCCGGTGCCCGAGCCGTCGCCCGAGGCGCTGTCGGTCCTGGTGAGCGGGCTCACGGCGTCGATCGCGCTCGAGCAGGTCGGCGAGCTCAAGGCGGGCGAGACGGTCCTCGTGACGGCCGCGGCGGGGGGGACGGGCCAGTACGCCGTGCAGCTGGCGAAGCGGGCCGGGGCGACCGTCTTCGGCACGTGCGGGAGCGACGAGAAGGCCGCGCTGCTCCGCGACCTCGGCTGCGACCGGCCGATCAACTACCGCTCGGAGACCGTCAAGGCCGTCCTCACGAGCGAGGCGCCCGACGGACTCGACGTGGTCTACGAGGCCGTCGGCGGGGATCTCTTCGACACGGCGCTGCGGGCGCTCGCCGTCAAGGGCCGGCTGATCTCGATCGGGTTCGTCGGCGAGTATGTCGACGGTCCGGAGCGCGTGACCGATGTCCGGGTGTACCACCGGCTCTTGGCGAAATCGGCCAGCGTGCGGGGGTTCTTCCTGCCGCACTACGCGCGCCACTTCCGCGAGCACATGGGCCGGCTGCTCGGGCTCGTCGGCTCCGGCGAGCTCCAGGTGGCCGTCGACCCGACCGCGTTCCGCGGCCTCGGCGCCGTCGCCGACGCGGTCGAGTACCTCCATAGCGGGCAGAGCCGTGGGAAGGTGGTCGTCTGGCTGGGCGAGTGA